Within the Thermococcus sp. genome, the region GAAGAAGGGGAAGCCGGCCATGCCACCCCCACAGCGACGGCACCCTATCGTCGTCACTCCAGCAATCAGTGCATCCTCGTAGTGGTCCGATGCAGCGTGCTTTCCCTTTCTTGCTATCTCCAGCAGGAACTCGGGGGTTAGGGTTAGCCTTTCCCCGTCGACGAGCTCCGGCCTCTCAGGCCCTCCGCGCCCCATCGTCACGACGACCGGCCGGAAGCGCTCTTTAAGGGTTTTCGCGACGAAGCTCCCCACGGCCGTTTTTCCAACCCTTTTTCCTGTTCCGATAACGGCTATGCTCGGCTTTGAGGGCTTTAAAAGCTCCCTCGGCCTGAACTCGAAGTCTGCTCCCCTGTAAGCTACCCCCCTGAGCATGCAGAGTGAGGCTATCCTGAACCTCATCTCGTAGTCAACAACGGGCTCGTCGCTCAGGTCAACGACTTCCTTCACGTCGTTCTCTGAGATTGCCCTGTCGAGGGCCTCCAGCGGGTTGGGCGAGCGGTAAAGCCTGACCCCCAGCTCTCTCTCAAGAGCCTCCAGGGAGCCTATTTTCTCCTCTCCCCCGAGGAAAACCGCACAGCACACTTCTCCGAGCTTCTCAATCGCCCATCGTGTCACAGGAGGATAGTGCTCTCCATCTATGAGGACAACCCTCACCATCTCCCACCTTTCTGGAGGTCTCGCTCCGGAATTTTAACCTTTCGGGAGGGGTGGCCTTTTTTGAGCTCTCCCGGAGCAGAAGAGTTATAAAGGTAAAATCCCCACTAAGGACGGCCTCTGGCCGTAAAGGAGGTGTGTGAAATGGCAGAGATGTTAGTTAAGTCCAAGGTTAAGGAGTTTGTGAAGAGCATCGACCCCGAGCTCAGGGTCAGCCCGGAGTTCTACGATGCCCTTGAGGAGGAGCTCAAGGCCCTCATAGAGAAGGCAGTCAAGAGGGCCAAGGCCGAGGGCAGAAAGACCCTCTACGCCAGGCACGTCTGATTTCTATTCCCTTTTGCCAACGTTTTTATTCTTCTTTTGAGAACTTCACACGGTGGTTTGATGGGACTGAGAAAACTTGGCGACGATTTCTATATTTACCCCGGAAGCCCCTCGACGGGCTTTAAAGTTCTTGAGGATGGCCTCGTTCTCATAGACCCGGCTCACGGGAAGGGCAGGCATAAAGACCTCCTCAGGGAGGCCAGAAAGCTCGAAAAGCCCCTTCTGGCTCAGGTTGCCACCCACGGGCACGCAGACCACATCGCCGTCTCCCGGAAGATCGATGTTCCGCTCTACACCCACCGCTTCGAGTTCTCCATAGCCGAGAGCCCCCTCGCTAGGGAAGTCCTGACCTTTGGCTCAAGGGCACCCGAGGGTTTTCTGGCGTACTCAATCCCCGACGAGGTCAGGGTTCACGGGATATTCGAGTGGGGTGATAGGCTCTTCGGGCTTGAGGTCGTTGGACTGCCGGGGCACTCTCCGGGCATGAGCGGGTTTTTGAGCGATGGAGTCATCTACGCCGGGGACTCCTTCTTCGGTGAGAGGCTTTTGGAGACGGTGGGCCTGCCGTACCTCCTCGACGTTGGGGCGTTCCTTGACTCCCTGAAGGTTCTTGAGGAGCTGGCGCTCTCGGGAGTTACCCTGGTTCCCTCCCACGGGCCTGTGGTTTCCGGGGAGGAGGCACTAAGCCTAATCTCCGCCAACGGAGAGAGGGTTACCGTCTCGATTTCCCTCTCAAAGGAACTCCTCAGGAAACCCCTATCGGTCGATGAGCTGGCCTTGGCACTTATGAAGGCCCTCAGCGTTGAGCCAAGCCCTAAGAAGCTCGCCCTCAACCTCGTCCCGGTGAGGGCCATCATAGCCCACCTCTACAACCTCGGGGAGATAAAAGCGGTGGTGGAGAACGGCCTCAAGTGGGTTGCCAGAAGGGATTGAACTAGGGCTCTCCATCGGGGTAGCAGAGGTAGCGATAGGGACAGAAGCGACAGGCGTAGCTCTTCCACCCCTTCGGGGGCCTGTCCTTTTCGTAGGCCTTTTTCACGCCGTAGAAGTGCCTGAGGGTCTCCCGGAAGAGCGTCCTGTCGTACGGAACTTCAAAGGCCCGGAAGTTGGGCCCCTTTATGACCGGGAAGCCCGAGAGATCGAGCTTTCCTATGACCTTCATAGGCTCATCGTGGAGCTTGATGTAATACAGGTATCCGTATTCGGCCTCAGCCCACCGAAGGTAGACGTTGAGCTGGGCCAGGTGGTAGTCGTAGGGGGCCTTCGGGAGGCTAGTCTTTCCCTTTATCTCTATCGGAAAGTCCCTGAAGGCGTCTATCCTCCCGTGTATCTCCAGCCCCAGCTTCTCCGACCTTAAAATCAGGTGCTTTTCAAGCTCGAAGCCGAAGCGCCTCCTGAGAATCTCCCCGAGAACCCTGTGGGTGTTGACTCCCTGGTCGAGCCTGACCTTGACGAACTCGGGCCACCTCTCGGGATAACCCTTAAGCCGAAAGTATATCCTCCTTGGGCAGGTCAGGGCCTCGCTCGCGTAGAACTCAAGCAGTCCGTCGTCCTCGTCGCTCATCCTCTTCCCTCCTCTCGGGGCGGG harbors:
- a CDS encoding 2,3-diphosphoglycerate synthetase, whose translation is MRVVLIDGEHYPPVTRWAIEKLGEVCCAVFLGGEEKIGSLEALERELGVRLYRSPNPLEALDRAISENDVKEVVDLSDEPVVDYEMRFRIASLCMLRGVAYRGADFEFRPRELLKPSKPSIAVIGTGKRVGKTAVGSFVAKTLKERFRPVVVTMGRGGPERPELVDGERLTLTPEFLLEIARKGKHAASDHYEDALIAGVTTIGCRRCGGGMAGFPFFDVVSEGLKLAESLPHDIIVFEGSGATMPPVRAGGYITVVGANQRLEYVGNYFGPFRVALADVVVVTMADTVGRERLERLVETIRRINPPADVHLTAFEPRPLGDVSGRRVALFMTSEEALAKARERLEGLGAEVVFSSGNLARRSLLRRELESLKDVDAVLVELKAAAVDTVTAWAVDKNLEVIYLANEPVNIDGKNLSEAVLSLAERVVGE
- the cas4 gene encoding CRISPR-associated protein Cas4 encodes the protein MSDEDDGLLEFYASEALTCPRRIYFRLKGYPERWPEFVKVRLDQGVNTHRVLGEILRRRFGFELEKHLILRSEKLGLEIHGRIDAFRDFPIEIKGKTSLPKAPYDYHLAQLNVYLRWAEAEYGYLYYIKLHDEPMKVIGKLDLSGFPVIKGPNFRAFEVPYDRTLFRETLRHFYGVKKAYEKDRPPKGWKSYACRFCPYRYLCYPDGEP
- a CDS encoding MBL fold metallo-hydrolase, whose translation is MGLRKLGDDFYIYPGSPSTGFKVLEDGLVLIDPAHGKGRHKDLLREARKLEKPLLAQVATHGHADHIAVSRKIDVPLYTHRFEFSIAESPLAREVLTFGSRAPEGFLAYSIPDEVRVHGIFEWGDRLFGLEVVGLPGHSPGMSGFLSDGVIYAGDSFFGERLLETVGLPYLLDVGAFLDSLKVLEELALSGVTLVPSHGPVVSGEEALSLISANGERVTVSISLSKELLRKPLSVDELALALMKALSVEPSPKKLALNLVPVRAIIAHLYNLGEIKAVVENGLKWVARRD